Genomic segment of Saprospiraceae bacterium:
ACATAAATTTGCAGGAACCATTTACTTTTATTCCATGTTACTTACTGCCCTTTTGGCAGTTGTCTTAGCGTATTTACATCCTAATTATTTTTTATTTATTATCGGAATTTTTACAAGTTACATGTTGTTGACGGGGAAAAGTTATTTGAGAAAAAGATCCCAATTTGATGTTAAATACATTGACTGGCTCCTGAGTTTAACCATGTTGCTTTTCGGTGCCGTTTTAATTGCCTTTGGATGTTACAACATGATCCTGGGAAATTATTTCGGAATCGTTCATTTAGTTTTTGGAGGGTTTAGCTGGTTATTTGTTTACCAGGACTATATAAATTTTAAAGGCAGATCAAGCGTTCAGAATTATTGGCTGGTAACCCATCTTCAAAGAATGGTAGGAAGTTACATTGCTTCCGTTACCGCTTTTATTGTAGTTAACAATA
This window contains:
- a CDS encoding DUF2306 domain-containing protein, translated to MTLFKILLAIHIFCGGTSLLIGFFILLSRKGNRRHKFAGTIYFYSMLLTALLAVVLAYLHPNYFLFIIGIFTSYMLLTGKSYLRKRSQFDVKYIDWLLSLTMLLFGAVLIAFGCYNMILGNYFGIVHLVFGGFSWLFVYQDYINFKGRSSVQNYWLVTHLQRMVGSYIASVTAFIVVNNTLLPGIVAWILPTVLLVPLIIIWSRKYENNPNFQ